The Salvia miltiorrhiza cultivar Shanhuang (shh) chromosome 1, IMPLAD_Smil_shh, whole genome shotgun sequence genome has a window encoding:
- the LOC130995923 gene encoding uncharacterized protein LOC130995923 isoform X2: MLVEGYKSLKAAEDIPVDILELSRSRDLKVEAKEDPDATENSSSFADTISGNENASSLSDAEVESQFIPDIDLAPAFDGFGSVFPIRKKKLTAHWRNFIHPLMWRCKWTELRIKELESQASKYAREVSVIDREKHMPLDKTTVEQLGSKSLPIPLQSRRKRPMKRRKRKRVENTSDITTYMSNHILFSERENKRPDLDGVPTWENNDKHAGTRDEFGLHDDYSFHEENDNILEHILRKIELVHTRVHKLRTQLDVVLINNASRFSSSENLSQLMGGDVRSPTFSACNGDTVSVGGLYTSSPPYIGDYDIGDFVLPDSAVSSFGEPIPIPDIIESTVGLLSSIDVTQHQTQIGDSSEKIVDNILIQNEAAEVEGAFKYSHNQSADKAQDAEHSGEEESNNKASILAIESDVEANTLKSCLTSQIHFPKNKRKRGERKAGSGNWSRQRPGEAES, translated from the exons ATGTTGGTTGAAGGTTATAAATCTTTGAAGGCTGCAGAGGACATTCCTGTTGATATACTTGAACTTTCACGAAGCAGGGACCTCAAGGTGGAGGCAAAAGAGGACCCTGATGCCACTGAAAATTCAAGCTCATTTGCCGACACAATTTCTGGAAATGAAAATGCTTCCAGTTTAAGCGATGCTGAAGTTGAGTCACAGTTCATTCCTGACATTGATTTGGCTCCTGCATTTGATGGATTTGGCAGTGTCTTCCCAATAAG GAAGAAAAAATTGACTGCTCACTGGAGAAACTTCATACATCCTCTAATGTGGCGATGCAAATGGACAGAGTTGAGAATAAAGGAATTAGAGTCACAAGCATCAAAATATGCCAGAGAGGTTTCTGTAATTGACCGTGAGAAACATATGCCGTTAGATAAAACAACAGTGGAACAGTTGGGATCAAAGTCGCTGCCAATTCCACTTCAAAGTCGTAGAAAAAGGCCCATGAAgaggagaaaaagaaagagagtggAGAATACAAGTGATATTACAACATACATGTCAAATCATATCCTTTTCTCTGAACGAG AAAATAAGAGACCTGATCTGGATGGAGTTCCTACATGGGAGAATAATG ACAAGCATGCGGGCACCCGTGATGAGTTTGGCCTTCACGATGATTATTCATTTCATGAAGAAAATGATAATATCCTAGAGCATATCCTCAGGAAAATCGAGCTAGTGCATACTCGGGTTCATAAATTGAGGACTCAACTTGATGTAGTTTTGATAAATAACGCTAGCAGGTTTTCTTCCTCTGAGAACTTGAGCCAACTTATGGGAGGCGATGTACGTAGCCCTACATTCTCTGCTTGCAATGGGGATACAGTCTCGGTTGGGGGCCTGTATACATCATCTCCTCCGTATATAGGGGACTATGATATCGGGGATTTTGTTTTACCCGACAGTGCAGTTTCTAGTTTTGGAGAGCCTATCCCGATTCCTGATATCATTGAAAGCACCGTTGGACTACTGTCATCTATAGATGTCACGCAGCATCAAACCCAAATCGGAGACTCGTCTGAAAAG ATTGTGGACAACATCCTGATACAAAATGAGGCAGCAGAAGTTGAGGGCGCCTTCAAATACAGCCACAACCAATCAGCTGACAAGGCTCAGGACGCGGAACACAGTGGAGAGGAAGAGAGCAATAACAAGGCCTCCATCTTGGCTATAGAGTCCGACGTGGAGGCAAACACCTTGAAATCATGTCTTACCTCTCAGATACACTTCCCCAAGAATAAGAGGAAACGGGGAGAGCGCAAGGCCGGTTCTGGGAACTGGAGTCGCCAGCGGCCAGGTGAAGCTGAAAGCTAA
- the LOC130995923 gene encoding uncharacterized protein LOC130995923 isoform X1 translates to MLVEGYKSLKAAEDIPVDILELSRSRDLKVEAKEDPDATENSSSFADTISGNENASSLSDAEVESQFIPDIDLAPAFDGFGSVFPIRKKKLTAHWRNFIHPLMWRCKWTELRIKELESQASKYAREVSVIDREKHMPLDKTTVEQLGSKSLPIPLQSRRKRPMKRRKRKRVENTSDITTYMSNHILFSERENKRPDLDGVPTWENNGNSDKHAGTRDEFGLHDDYSFHEENDNILEHILRKIELVHTRVHKLRTQLDVVLINNASRFSSSENLSQLMGGDVRSPTFSACNGDTVSVGGLYTSSPPYIGDYDIGDFVLPDSAVSSFGEPIPIPDIIESTVGLLSSIDVTQHQTQIGDSSEKIVDNILIQNEAAEVEGAFKYSHNQSADKAQDAEHSGEEESNNKASILAIESDVEANTLKSCLTSQIHFPKNKRKRGERKAGSGNWSRQRPGEAES, encoded by the exons ATGTTGGTTGAAGGTTATAAATCTTTGAAGGCTGCAGAGGACATTCCTGTTGATATACTTGAACTTTCACGAAGCAGGGACCTCAAGGTGGAGGCAAAAGAGGACCCTGATGCCACTGAAAATTCAAGCTCATTTGCCGACACAATTTCTGGAAATGAAAATGCTTCCAGTTTAAGCGATGCTGAAGTTGAGTCACAGTTCATTCCTGACATTGATTTGGCTCCTGCATTTGATGGATTTGGCAGTGTCTTCCCAATAAG GAAGAAAAAATTGACTGCTCACTGGAGAAACTTCATACATCCTCTAATGTGGCGATGCAAATGGACAGAGTTGAGAATAAAGGAATTAGAGTCACAAGCATCAAAATATGCCAGAGAGGTTTCTGTAATTGACCGTGAGAAACATATGCCGTTAGATAAAACAACAGTGGAACAGTTGGGATCAAAGTCGCTGCCAATTCCACTTCAAAGTCGTAGAAAAAGGCCCATGAAgaggagaaaaagaaagagagtggAGAATACAAGTGATATTACAACATACATGTCAAATCATATCCTTTTCTCTGAACGAG AAAATAAGAGACCTGATCTGGATGGAGTTCCTACATGGGAGAATAATGGTAATTCAG ACAAGCATGCGGGCACCCGTGATGAGTTTGGCCTTCACGATGATTATTCATTTCATGAAGAAAATGATAATATCCTAGAGCATATCCTCAGGAAAATCGAGCTAGTGCATACTCGGGTTCATAAATTGAGGACTCAACTTGATGTAGTTTTGATAAATAACGCTAGCAGGTTTTCTTCCTCTGAGAACTTGAGCCAACTTATGGGAGGCGATGTACGTAGCCCTACATTCTCTGCTTGCAATGGGGATACAGTCTCGGTTGGGGGCCTGTATACATCATCTCCTCCGTATATAGGGGACTATGATATCGGGGATTTTGTTTTACCCGACAGTGCAGTTTCTAGTTTTGGAGAGCCTATCCCGATTCCTGATATCATTGAAAGCACCGTTGGACTACTGTCATCTATAGATGTCACGCAGCATCAAACCCAAATCGGAGACTCGTCTGAAAAG ATTGTGGACAACATCCTGATACAAAATGAGGCAGCAGAAGTTGAGGGCGCCTTCAAATACAGCCACAACCAATCAGCTGACAAGGCTCAGGACGCGGAACACAGTGGAGAGGAAGAGAGCAATAACAAGGCCTCCATCTTGGCTATAGAGTCCGACGTGGAGGCAAACACCTTGAAATCATGTCTTACCTCTCAGATACACTTCCCCAAGAATAAGAGGAAACGGGGAGAGCGCAAGGCCGGTTCTGGGAACTGGAGTCGCCAGCGGCCAGGTGAAGCTGAAAGCTAA